A window of the Polaribacter sp. HaHaR_3_91 genome harbors these coding sequences:
- the porV gene encoding type IX secretion system outer membrane channel protein PorV has translation MKKLGIFFIVCAFVSMKTSAQTEINTDNIGGITTAVPFLLITPDARAGGMGDVGVATSADAFSLFHNAAKMTFSNRQVKAGITYSPWLRNLTDDIFTGSASYMNRFSENAAWGADLKYFSLGQIDLTNSDGSDNGSINPNELAFTGAYSLKLSETFSMGVGLKYVRSNLTFNGTNSTLRPINSFAVDISGYYQSFEENYGDFNGRYRLGFNIANIGPKVSYSPGSEDFIPTNLKLGGGFDFILDDYNTISTNVEFTKLLVPTPPIRDTDGNIVEGEDDNVGWVSGIFQSFGDAPGGFSEEIQEFTYAFGAEYLYNNAFALRGGYFHESQDKGNRQYFTLGGGFKTNALNVDLSYLINSSDVNNPLENSLRFSLSFDLGEVFDDY, from the coding sequence ATGAAAAAATTAGGAATCTTTTTTATAGTATGTGCGTTTGTGTCTATGAAAACAAGTGCGCAAACAGAAATAAACACAGATAATATTGGAGGTATTACTACTGCAGTACCATTTTTATTAATAACACCAGATGCTAGAGCAGGTGGTATGGGAGATGTAGGTGTGGCAACTTCTGCAGATGCTTTTTCTCTTTTTCATAACGCTGCAAAAATGACGTTTAGTAATAGACAGGTAAAAGCAGGTATTACGTATTCGCCTTGGTTACGTAATTTAACCGACGATATTTTTACTGGTAGTGCTTCTTATATGAATCGTTTTAGTGAAAATGCAGCTTGGGGTGCAGATTTAAAATATTTTTCTTTAGGTCAGATAGATTTAACAAACTCAGACGGGAGTGATAATGGTTCTATTAACCCTAATGAATTAGCTTTTACAGGAGCCTATTCTTTAAAATTAAGTGAAACATTTTCTATGGGTGTTGGATTAAAGTATGTAAGATCTAATTTAACTTTTAACGGTACAAATAGTACCTTAAGACCTATAAATTCTTTTGCTGTGGATATCTCTGGATATTACCAATCTTTCGAAGAAAACTACGGGGATTTTAATGGACGTTATAGATTAGGTTTTAACATTGCTAATATTGGTCCGAAGGTTTCTTATAGCCCAGGAAGCGAGGATTTTATACCTACCAACTTAAAATTAGGTGGTGGATTCGATTTTATATTAGATGATTACAATACCATTTCTACCAACGTAGAGTTTACAAAATTATTAGTGCCTACTCCACCAATTAGAGATACGGATGGTAATATTGTAGAAGGAGAAGATGATAATGTTGGTTGGGTAAGTGGAATTTTTCAATCTTTTGGAGACGCTCCAGGAGGATTTAGCGAAGAAATCCAAGAATTCACCTATGCTTTTGGTGCAGAATATTTATACAACAATGCTTTTGCTTTAAGAGGTGGTTATTTTCATGAAAGTCAAGATAAAGGAAATAGACAATATTTTACCTTAGGTGGTGGGTTTAAAACCAATGCTTTAAATGTAGATTTGTCTTATTTAATTAACTCTTCAGATGTAAATAATCCATTAGAAAACTCTTTACGATTTTCATTATCATTTGATTTAGGAGAAGTTTTTGATGATTATTAA
- a CDS encoding cytidine deaminase, producing the protein MRKIEVSTSATVYNDISELSAEDTLLMQKAIEARKKAYAPYSKFHVGAALLLDNGEIVLGNNQESAAYPSGMCAERVAIWKAGSEYPDMKIIKLAITASSTITNVNKPIGPCGACRQTLSEYEINQKSPFQVLFMGEVGEVVVTESLLSLLPFSFDSKYL; encoded by the coding sequence ATGAGAAAAATTGAAGTTTCAACATCAGCAACAGTCTATAATGATATTTCAGAATTATCTGCAGAAGATACTCTTTTAATGCAGAAAGCTATAGAAGCTAGAAAGAAAGCGTATGCTCCATATTCTAAGTTTCATGTTGGTGCCGCTTTATTATTAGACAATGGCGAAATTGTTTTAGGAAACAATCAAGAAAGTGCTGCATATCCTTCTGGTATGTGTGCAGAAAGAGTTGCCATTTGGAAAGCAGGTTCTGAATATCCAGATATGAAAATTATAAAATTAGCAATTACGGCAAGTTCTACAATAACCAACGTAAACAAGCCAATTGGACCTTGTGGTGCTTGTAGGCAAACATTGTCTGAATACGAAATCAATCAAAAATCACCATTTCAAGTCCTTTTTATGGGAGAAGTAGGTGAGGTTGTCGTTACAGAATCGCTACTTTCATTATTGCCTTTTTCTTTTGATAGCAAGTATTTATAA
- a CDS encoding group III truncated hemoglobin, producing MKPDISSRKDIKNIITKFYDLLLTDKKMIPFFEDIVAQNHLEEHLEVISDFWNDILFDTNTYANNVMKKHVDKNVFVAFKKEHFTIWMSYFFKTIDDNFEGERAHNMKNRARSIATVMELKMGVYQ from the coding sequence ATGAAACCAGATATTTCATCAAGAAAAGATATAAAAAATATCATCACAAAGTTTTACGACTTGTTATTAACAGATAAAAAAATGATTCCTTTTTTTGAGGATATTGTTGCGCAAAACCATTTAGAAGAACATTTAGAGGTAATTTCTGACTTTTGGAATGACATTCTTTTTGATACCAATACGTATGCGAATAATGTGATGAAAAAACATGTAGATAAAAATGTTTTTGTTGCTTTTAAAAAAGAGCATTTTACCATTTGGATGTCGTATTTTTTTAAAACTATTGATGACAATTTTGAAGGAGAAAGGGCACATAATATGAAAAACAGAGCGAGGTCTATTGCTACTGTTATGGAGTTAAAAATGGGCGTATACCAATAA
- a CDS encoding 3-oxoacyl-ACP synthase III family protein, with protein sequence MISSKITGTGAFIPSITKENKDFLNEHFLNEDGSPFNSENDVIIEKFKAITGIEERRYAKPEYTSSDLAFFAAQKAIEDANIDQEELDYVIIAHNFGEVKAGGSQSDLLPSLSTRVKHKLGIKNPNCVAYDILFGCPGWIEATIQAHAFIKAGMAKKCLVIGAETLSRVVDKYDRDSMIFSDGAGACILEATEETDAGILSHATQTFANEEAYYLHYGSSFNKEVDQDVQYIKMLGRKIYEFALVHVPVAMKFALDKAGVEIDDVKKIFIHQANEKMDEAIMKRFFRQFKKKVPEGVMPLSITKLGNSSVATVPTLLDLVLKGEIENQEVNKGDVVIFASVGAGMNINAIVYKF encoded by the coding sequence ATGATTTCATCAAAAATAACAGGAACCGGAGCTTTTATTCCTTCTATAACTAAAGAAAACAAAGATTTTTTAAACGAACACTTTTTAAATGAAGATGGTTCGCCTTTTAATTCTGAGAACGATGTAATTATAGAAAAATTTAAGGCAATTACTGGTATTGAAGAAAGAAGATATGCAAAACCAGAATATACATCGTCTGATTTAGCATTTTTTGCGGCTCAAAAAGCAATAGAAGATGCTAACATCGATCAAGAAGAGTTAGATTATGTTATTATAGCGCATAATTTTGGAGAAGTTAAAGCAGGGGGAAGTCAGAGTGATTTATTACCAAGTTTATCTACAAGAGTAAAACATAAATTAGGTATAAAAAACCCTAATTGTGTAGCCTATGACATTCTTTTTGGTTGCCCAGGTTGGATAGAAGCTACCATACAAGCGCACGCATTTATAAAAGCTGGTATGGCTAAAAAATGTTTGGTAATTGGTGCCGAAACATTATCTAGAGTAGTAGATAAGTACGATAGAGATTCTATGATTTTTAGTGATGGAGCTGGAGCTTGTATCTTAGAAGCTACAGAAGAAACTGATGCTGGTATTTTGAGTCATGCAACCCAAACTTTTGCAAACGAAGAAGCTTATTATTTACATTATGGCAGTTCTTTTAACAAAGAAGTAGACCAAGACGTACAATATATAAAAATGCTAGGAAGAAAAATTTATGAATTTGCTTTGGTTCATGTTCCTGTAGCTATGAAATTCGCTTTAGATAAAGCTGGTGTAGAAATAGATGACGTTAAAAAGATTTTCATTCATCAGGCCAATGAAAAAATGGACGAAGCAATTATGAAACGCTTCTTTAGACAGTTTAAAAAGAAAGTTCCAGAAGGTGTAATGCCTTTAAGTATTACTAAATTAGGTAATAGCTCTGTAGCAACTGTACCTACACTTTTAGATTTGGTTTTAAAAGGAGAAATTGAAAATCAAGAAGTAAATAAAGGAGATGTTGTTATTTTTGCTTCTGTTGGTGCAGGAATGAATATAAATGCAATCGTTTATAAGTTTTAA
- the guaA gene encoding glutamine-hydrolyzing GMP synthase: MQQHNVLILDFGSQYTQLIARRVRELNIYCEIHPYNHPPKNQSEFKAVILSGSPNSVRGENVLHPDLSEIRGKKPVLAVCYGAQYLAHFAGGQVAPSNTREYGRANLSFIKSDETFFENISAGSQVWMSHSDTIKELPTNGELLASTKDVENAAYKIKGEETYAIQFHPEVYHSKDGKQLLENFLVKIAGVAQTWTPDSFVESTVAAIREKVGNDKVVLGLSGGVDSSVAAVLLNKAIGKNVYCIFVNNGLLRKNEFETVLKRYEGMGLNVKGVDASARFLKALEGLTDPEQKRKAIGNAFIEVFDDEAHKIKDVTWLAQGTIYPDVIESVSVNGGPSATIKSHHNVGGLPDFMKLKIVEPLKMIFKDEVRRVGASMGIDPELLGRHPFPGPGLGIRILGDITAEKVRILQEVDAIFINGLKEDGLYDKVWQAGAMLLPVNSVGVMGDERTYEKVVALRAVESTDGMTADWVNLPYEFLQKTSNKIINQVKGVNRVVYDISSKPPATIEWE, encoded by the coding sequence ATGCAACAACACAACGTACTTATTTTAGATTTCGGATCGCAATACACACAGCTAATTGCGAGAAGAGTAAGAGAATTAAACATTTATTGTGAAATTCATCCTTATAACCATCCACCAAAAAATCAATCAGAGTTTAAAGCAGTTATCTTGTCAGGTAGCCCAAATTCTGTAAGAGGAGAAAATGTTTTACACCCAGATTTATCAGAAATTAGAGGAAAAAAACCTGTTTTAGCAGTTTGTTATGGTGCGCAATATTTAGCGCATTTTGCAGGCGGACAAGTAGCTCCTTCTAATACGAGAGAATATGGTAGAGCAAATTTATCATTTATAAAAAGTGATGAAACTTTTTTTGAGAACATTTCTGCAGGTAGCCAAGTTTGGATGAGTCATTCAGACACAATTAAAGAATTACCAACCAACGGAGAATTATTGGCGAGTACTAAAGACGTAGAAAATGCGGCTTATAAAATTAAAGGAGAAGAAACGTATGCTATACAGTTTCATCCAGAAGTATACCACTCAAAAGATGGTAAACAACTATTAGAAAACTTTTTAGTTAAAATTGCAGGTGTTGCACAAACATGGACACCAGATTCTTTTGTAGAAAGTACAGTAGCAGCAATTAGAGAAAAAGTTGGTAACGATAAAGTAGTTTTAGGACTTTCTGGAGGTGTAGATTCTTCTGTAGCAGCGGTTTTGTTAAACAAAGCAATTGGTAAAAACGTATACTGTATTTTTGTAAATAACGGACTTTTACGTAAAAATGAGTTCGAAACAGTATTGAAGAGATACGAAGGTATGGGATTAAACGTTAAAGGTGTGGATGCATCGGCACGTTTTTTGAAAGCCCTAGAAGGTTTAACAGATCCAGAGCAAAAACGTAAAGCAATAGGTAATGCTTTTATAGAAGTTTTTGATGATGAAGCACATAAAATTAAAGATGTTACTTGGCTAGCACAAGGAACTATTTATCCAGATGTTATTGAGTCAGTTTCTGTAAATGGAGGTCCATCTGCAACTATTAAAAGTCATCATAATGTGGGAGGTTTACCAGATTTTATGAAATTAAAAATTGTAGAACCTTTAAAAATGATTTTTAAAGACGAAGTAAGAAGAGTAGGTGCTTCTATGGGGATAGATCCAGAATTATTAGGTCGTCATCCATTTCCTGGACCAGGTTTAGGAATTCGTATTTTAGGAGATATTACGGCAGAAAAAGTAAGAATTTTGCAAGAAGTAGATGCTATTTTTATAAACGGTTTAAAAGAAGACGGTTTGTATGATAAAGTTTGGCAAGCAGGTGCTATGTTACTTCCGGTAAATTCTGTAGGAGTTATGGGAGATGAAAGAACTTATGAAAAAGTAGTAGCCTTAAGAGCTGTAGAAAGTACAGATGGAATGACGGCAGATTGGGTAAATTTACCTTATGAATTTTTGCAAAAAACATCTAATAAAATAATAAATCAAGTAAAAGGTGTAAATAGAGTTGTTTATGATATTAGCTCTAAACCACCCGCAACTATAGAATGGGAGTAA